In the genome of Coraliomargarita algicola, one region contains:
- a CDS encoding LpxI family protein, producing the protein MTKPNSISSYLPPNFDAQPIGLIAGKGLYPILMAERIRAAGLPLRLISFKGETEASLIESIPPQQHLQIKVGQLGKLLKSLKKLGCHYAVMAGQITPKRLFHGLHPDLKALAILNSLKIKNAETIFGAIAAEIEAIDIQMLDARSFLDDQLASEGLMTEGKLKAPMEFIQHGIQIAKGITELDIGQGAVVRKGTVLAVEAYEGTDPMLQRAGAFKTDGLIFVKTVKRQQDYRFDVPVFGERTLDVMHQAGIQTAALEVDRVIMLDKDSLLKKAATLKIELLGYHS; encoded by the coding sequence ATGACTAAGCCCAACAGCATTTCGAGCTATCTGCCCCCCAACTTTGATGCCCAACCGATCGGCCTCATTGCAGGCAAAGGACTCTACCCCATCCTGATGGCCGAGCGTATTCGTGCGGCTGGCTTGCCACTTCGCTTGATTTCTTTTAAAGGCGAAACCGAGGCCAGCTTAATCGAATCCATCCCGCCCCAGCAACACCTACAAATCAAAGTCGGACAGCTGGGAAAGTTACTCAAGTCACTTAAGAAACTCGGCTGTCACTACGCAGTCATGGCCGGGCAAATCACACCCAAACGCCTCTTTCATGGCCTACACCCCGATCTCAAAGCACTCGCGATACTCAATAGCTTAAAAATTAAGAACGCCGAAACGATCTTTGGAGCGATTGCCGCCGAGATCGAAGCCATCGATATCCAAATGCTCGATGCCCGCAGTTTTCTAGATGATCAGCTCGCCAGCGAAGGGCTGATGACTGAAGGTAAACTCAAAGCACCGATGGAATTCATTCAACACGGTATTCAAATCGCAAAGGGCATTACCGAGCTCGACATTGGCCAAGGCGCGGTTGTGCGTAAAGGCACCGTACTCGCAGTCGAAGCTTATGAAGGCACCGACCCCATGCTGCAACGTGCTGGTGCCTTTAAGACAGACGGCCTCATCTTTGTGAAAACAGTGAAGCGCCAGCAAGACTATCGTTTCGATGTCCCCGTCTTTGGGGAACGCACTCTCGATGTCATGCACCAAGCAGGCATTCAAACCGCCGCGCTCGAAGTCGACCGCGTGATTATGCTCGATAAAGACTCGCTGCTAAAGAAAGCTGCTACATTAAAAATTGAGCTACTGGGCTACCATAGCTAG
- a CDS encoding Gfo/Idh/MocA family protein, producing MTDTIKVGIWGLGRAGLNMHAAELGLYPEQFELHSGIDIDPARNQILVEKYGAKAYTNEDAFLNDPEVELISIATRSPDHVAHCERALSAGKYVFLEKPIGLSYTDGLKILALSQQYPGKLYPRQNRRFEAPFNHIKEIMASGILGDVYEIKLCRHSFQRRSDWQTIVECGGGQLNNWGPHIIDHALQFLDYKVAEIWSDLKKVAALGNAEDHIKIVLKGESGRVIDMEISGGAALPQNEYTLFGTRGALTCQGADIHLKYIDPDQEFQKTEAFAGTPSLDGGVSNAYADLEPVKWVEEHIKVAPQKPTQIHSIWPALYDSVRNNAKFPVSIEQAVAVLKVTDQVKKNTSFS from the coding sequence ATGACGGATACAATTAAAGTCGGAATTTGGGGACTTGGTCGCGCTGGACTCAATATGCACGCGGCTGAATTAGGGCTCTACCCGGAGCAGTTTGAACTACATTCTGGCATCGACATAGATCCGGCACGCAATCAAATTCTCGTCGAGAAATATGGCGCAAAAGCCTACACGAATGAAGACGCATTCCTCAACGACCCCGAAGTTGAACTCATTTCCATTGCCACCCGATCCCCGGATCACGTAGCACATTGTGAAAGAGCCCTCTCTGCCGGTAAATACGTGTTCCTCGAAAAACCAATTGGCCTAAGCTATACCGACGGCCTCAAGATACTAGCCTTAAGCCAACAGTATCCTGGCAAGCTCTATCCACGTCAGAACCGCCGCTTCGAAGCCCCCTTTAATCACATCAAAGAGATCATGGCATCCGGCATATTGGGCGATGTGTATGAGATCAAGCTTTGTCGCCATAGTTTCCAGCGCCGTAGCGACTGGCAAACCATCGTCGAATGCGGTGGTGGCCAATTGAACAATTGGGGACCGCACATTATCGACCACGCTCTCCAATTTCTCGACTACAAAGTCGCGGAGATCTGGAGCGACCTAAAGAAGGTGGCTGCGCTGGGTAATGCGGAAGACCATATCAAGATTGTGCTCAAAGGCGAGAGTGGCCGCGTCATTGACATGGAAATCAGCGGAGGGGCCGCTCTACCGCAAAATGAATACACTCTCTTTGGCACACGTGGTGCACTTACCTGCCAGGGCGCTGACATCCATTTGAAATATATCGATCCAGATCAAGAATTCCAAAAAACCGAAGCATTTGCTGGCACCCCCTCTCTCGATGGCGGAGTCAGTAATGCCTATGCCGATCTGGAACCAGTCAAATGGGTCGAAGAGCATATCAAAGTCGCACCCCAAAAGCCGACCCAAATCCACTCCATCTGGCCCGCCCTGTACGATTCGGTCCGCAACAACGCAAAGTTTCCAGTTTCCATCGAACAAGCCGTCGCCGTGCTCAAAGTGACCGACCAAGTGAAGAAAAATACCTCATTTTCTTAG
- a CDS encoding type II secretion system protein has protein sequence MLGPLTHKKQGFTLVELAISTSIIGLLAAVSLPAFQRSRDNVRIGALEHDLRLYEQEFDTFELDYGSYPSSHATAGAHPEGMIDRMSEAWKLPSPIGGTYRWIYTTEAKPSDRSAYIEIVHNDQSPIAIDPVRLIDIDEHIDDGDPSTGRLRLSGENLRYYIKF, from the coding sequence ATGTTAGGACCTCTCACCCACAAAAAACAAGGTTTTACCCTCGTCGAATTGGCAATCAGCACCAGCATTATTGGTCTTCTTGCAGCAGTTTCCCTACCTGCATTTCAACGCTCCCGAGACAACGTCCGTATTGGTGCACTGGAACACGACCTACGGCTCTACGAACAAGAATTCGACACTTTTGAGCTCGATTACGGGTCCTACCCCAGCTCCCACGCAACTGCCGGCGCACACCCGGAAGGAATGATCGACCGCATGAGTGAGGCTTGGAAGCTCCCTTCACCGATTGGCGGCACCTACCGCTGGATCTACACTACTGAAGCTAAACCAAGTGACCGAAGCGCCTACATTGAGATTGTCCACAACGATCAATCCCCGATCGCCATTGATCCCGTTCGCCTTATAGATATCGATGAGCATATCGACGACGGCGACCCCAGTACCGGCAGGTTGCGCTTAAGCGGCGAAAATCTTAGATACTACATCAAGTTCTAA
- a CDS encoding tyrosine-type recombinase/integrase, with amino-acid sequence MTKHKFKITPFTNPSGTEVFRLSGTFNGKRIRENYSTREEAKNARQDYEIKHLNNEPEGRTLWTTLSPEENRDAVAAMSMLKAQASEYSLTFAVDYFLRNFRPPEREKDAQTAAQEYLDQRDRDAVRGFISDLQFKAIRSEMNWFKMVFGEQPVSSISIDAYRSYLEKPKQQPRSRRTPPRVTSLKTWNNRRGLLNTFCLFCVEKGYLAENPMVKIPKHKISKSRATAETLTADQVKALMKFLETYTGPPERKNTAAQPKGFLVPFFALALFAGVRPDWKHGEISKLQSSDIDFSTNIIRIEPRTSKVNEHRTIKIQPNLRAWLERYPLDQYPQIPPKNVDRILREVRQEFSLGHDVLRHTFISMTVGAFRSIGDAALQAGNSEAVIRKHYLDLKSVEEADAFWAIVPEGEKLPAMEKKDGRYVLKSQEAKK; translated from the coding sequence ATGACAAAGCATAAGTTCAAAATTACCCCCTTCACCAACCCAAGCGGCACAGAGGTTTTCCGCTTGTCTGGAACGTTTAACGGCAAGCGCATCCGCGAAAACTACTCGACCCGCGAGGAAGCTAAGAACGCTCGGCAGGACTACGAGATCAAGCATCTCAACAATGAGCCCGAGGGCCGCACTCTCTGGACGACTCTCAGCCCCGAGGAGAACCGCGACGCCGTCGCTGCCATGAGTATGCTCAAGGCGCAGGCCTCCGAATACTCGCTCACCTTTGCGGTCGATTACTTCTTGCGCAATTTCCGCCCTCCCGAGCGAGAGAAAGACGCTCAGACTGCGGCACAAGAGTATCTGGACCAACGAGACCGCGACGCCGTGCGCGGCTTCATATCAGACTTACAGTTCAAAGCCATCCGTTCCGAAATGAATTGGTTTAAAATGGTCTTCGGTGAACAGCCCGTTTCGTCTATTTCCATTGATGCTTACCGCTCCTATTTAGAAAAGCCCAAGCAACAGCCCCGCTCCCGTCGCACTCCGCCCAGAGTCACGTCATTGAAGACCTGGAACAACCGCCGCGGCCTGCTGAACACCTTCTGCCTATTCTGCGTTGAAAAGGGTTACCTCGCCGAGAATCCCATGGTTAAGATCCCGAAGCACAAGATCAGTAAAAGCCGCGCCACCGCCGAGACCCTCACCGCCGATCAGGTCAAAGCCCTCATGAAGTTCCTGGAGACCTATACCGGCCCCCCGGAACGTAAAAATACGGCAGCGCAGCCCAAGGGCTTCCTAGTTCCTTTCTTCGCTCTGGCACTCTTTGCCGGCGTCCGCCCCGACTGGAAGCACGGCGAGATCAGCAAGCTTCAATCCTCTGACATCGATTTCAGCACCAACATAATTCGCATCGAGCCCCGAACCTCAAAGGTCAACGAACACCGCACTATCAAGATCCAGCCCAACCTACGCGCTTGGCTCGAAAGATACCCACTTGACCAGTATCCCCAGATCCCACCCAAAAACGTCGACCGCATCCTCCGAGAAGTTCGGCAAGAGTTCTCCCTCGGGCACGACGTCTTACGCCACACCTTCATTTCAATGACAGTCGGCGCCTTCCGTTCGATTGGCGATGCCGCACTGCAGGCCGGCAACTCTGAAGCCGTCATTCGCAAACACTATCTGGATCTTAAGAGCGTCGAGGAAGCGGATGCGTTTTGGGCGATCGTGCCCGAGGGCGAGAAGCTACCAGCCATGGAGAAGAAGGATGGGCGGTATGTGCTGAAGAGTCAGGAGGCCAAGAAATAG
- the leuS gene encoding leucine--tRNA ligase — MATTTKEYDFSSIEPKWQAYWAENHTYEAKDFEDKPTFYVLDMFPYPSGAGLHIGHPEGYTASDALKRFKKALGFNVLHPMGWDAFGLPTEQYAIKTGTHPAITTKQNVANFTKQLSQLGFAYDWSREVNTTDPGYFKWTQWIFMQLFKKGLAYVDEKPVWFCPELGTVLANEEVLNTPEGPRSERGNFPVERRPIRQWVLRITEYAERLIAGLKDLDWPDSTKRLQENWIGRSEGAEITFDVAGHDSQLTVFTTRPDTLYGATYMVIAPEHPLVASITTAENQAAVAAYVEKAKSKSDLERAELSKDKTGVWTGATAINPVNGKEIPIWVADYVLMTYGTGAIMAVPAHDVRDFEFAKEFGLEIIQVIDDGGKAEKDADGGLIEAYTGPGKLINSGEQSDKDSESAKNAVIEQLAADNRGKATINFKLRDWLFSRQRYWGEPFPVLWLSQSNYDLVDDSLKSVERPVTCEVDGELLYAIILPEAELPLELPEVESYTPSPDGQSPLSKAENWLHVFIDPATGATSTEAQDGWVPAIRETNTMPQWAGSCWYYLRYVDPKNTEALIDPEKEKYWGTPDLYIGGAEHAVLHLLYARFWHHILYDIGVVSDPEPFKKLFHQGIILGEDGEKMSKSRGNVVNPETIIESYGADALRLYLMFLGPLEAMKPWNTKGIEGIARFLRKTWRLVVADDGELQLKIGQSDALDPETERVLHATIKKVTEDYSSLGFNTAISQMMICINQLAKTEALPREAVEDFIKLLAPLAPHIAEELWQRLGHEGSIVEAGWPKYDESKLVEDSVKIIFQVNGKYRGDAQLPADVSKDDAIAAAKANERVQGFIDGKTIKKEIYVPGKIVNIVAV; from the coding sequence ATGGCTACAACGACCAAAGAATACGACTTTTCCAGCATCGAGCCCAAGTGGCAGGCATACTGGGCAGAAAACCACACCTACGAAGCTAAAGACTTCGAAGACAAACCCACATTCTATGTGCTGGATATGTTTCCCTACCCTTCGGGCGCAGGGCTACACATCGGCCACCCCGAGGGCTACACTGCCAGTGATGCCCTCAAGCGCTTCAAAAAGGCACTGGGCTTCAATGTGCTGCATCCCATGGGCTGGGACGCCTTTGGCCTGCCAACAGAGCAGTATGCTATCAAGACGGGCACCCACCCGGCCATCACTACCAAGCAGAATGTGGCCAACTTCACCAAGCAGCTCAGCCAACTCGGCTTCGCCTACGACTGGAGCCGCGAAGTCAATACCACCGACCCTGGCTACTTTAAATGGACCCAGTGGATCTTCATGCAGCTCTTCAAGAAGGGGCTCGCCTACGTAGATGAAAAACCGGTCTGGTTCTGCCCGGAACTCGGCACCGTGCTCGCCAATGAGGAAGTGCTCAACACCCCCGAAGGCCCTCGCTCTGAACGTGGCAATTTCCCCGTCGAACGTCGCCCGATCCGCCAATGGGTGCTGCGCATCACTGAATACGCCGAACGCCTGATCGCCGGGCTCAAAGACCTCGACTGGCCCGATTCTACGAAGCGCCTACAGGAGAACTGGATCGGCCGCTCGGAAGGGGCAGAAATCACTTTCGATGTCGCAGGGCACGACTCACAGTTGACGGTGTTCACCACACGCCCCGACACGCTCTATGGAGCCACCTACATGGTCATCGCTCCGGAGCACCCGCTGGTCGCCTCCATCACCACCGCTGAAAATCAAGCAGCGGTCGCCGCCTACGTCGAAAAGGCCAAGAGCAAATCCGACCTCGAACGCGCCGAACTCTCCAAGGACAAAACCGGTGTTTGGACCGGTGCCACAGCGATCAACCCGGTGAACGGCAAGGAAATCCCTATCTGGGTCGCCGACTATGTGCTCATGACCTATGGCACGGGTGCGATCATGGCCGTGCCCGCACACGATGTGCGCGACTTTGAATTCGCCAAAGAGTTTGGGCTCGAAATCATTCAAGTCATCGACGACGGCGGCAAAGCTGAGAAGGACGCGGACGGAGGACTCATCGAAGCTTACACCGGCCCTGGCAAGCTGATCAACTCTGGCGAACAAAGCGACAAGGACTCTGAATCGGCCAAAAATGCGGTGATCGAACAACTCGCCGCCGATAATCGCGGTAAGGCGACCATCAACTTCAAGCTGCGCGACTGGCTCTTCTCACGTCAACGCTACTGGGGCGAACCTTTCCCAGTGCTATGGCTCAGTCAAAGCAACTACGACTTGGTCGATGACTCTCTCAAGTCTGTGGAGCGCCCCGTCACTTGTGAAGTCGACGGCGAGCTGCTCTACGCCATCATCCTGCCCGAAGCCGAGCTCCCACTGGAACTGCCCGAAGTCGAGAGCTACACCCCCTCTCCGGACGGACAAAGCCCGCTCTCTAAGGCCGAAAATTGGCTACATGTCTTCATCGACCCCGCGACCGGCGCCACTTCCACGGAGGCCCAGGACGGCTGGGTCCCCGCGATCCGTGAAACCAATACCATGCCGCAATGGGCGGGTTCTTGCTGGTATTACCTGCGCTACGTCGACCCGAAAAACACCGAGGCTCTAATCGACCCTGAAAAAGAAAAGTATTGGGGCACCCCGGATCTCTACATCGGCGGGGCCGAGCACGCGGTGCTCCATCTGCTCTACGCTCGCTTCTGGCACCACATTCTATACGATATCGGCGTTGTCAGCGATCCCGAGCCCTTTAAGAAACTCTTTCACCAAGGCATTATCCTCGGCGAAGACGGTGAGAAGATGTCCAAAAGCCGCGGTAATGTGGTCAACCCTGAAACCATCATCGAAAGCTACGGAGCCGATGCGCTACGTCTTTACTTGATGTTCCTCGGTCCTCTTGAAGCGATGAAGCCTTGGAACACCAAGGGCATCGAAGGCATCGCCCGCTTCCTGCGCAAGACATGGCGCCTGGTGGTAGCCGATGATGGCGAGCTCCAACTCAAGATCGGTCAAAGCGACGCACTCGATCCCGAAACGGAGCGCGTATTGCACGCCACCATCAAGAAAGTCACCGAAGACTACAGCAGCTTAGGCTTCAACACGGCGATCTCGCAAATGATGATCTGCATCAATCAACTCGCCAAGACGGAGGCCCTGCCTCGCGAAGCAGTCGAAGACTTCATCAAACTGCTCGCCCCTCTGGCACCACACATCGCCGAAGAACTCTGGCAACGCCTCGGGCACGAAGGTAGCATCGTCGAAGCCGGCTGGCCGAAATACGATGAAAGCAAGCTCGTCGAGGACAGCGTCAAAATCATCTTCCAAGTCAACGGCAAGTATCGGGGCGACGCACAACTGCCCGCCGATGTATCCAAGGACGATGCCATCGCGGCCGCCAAGGCCAACGAGCGCGTGCAGGGCTTCATCGACGGCAAGACGATTAAGAAAGAGATCTACGTGCCGGGCAAGATCGTCAATATCGTGGCCGTCTAG
- a CDS encoding sodium:solute symporter family transporter, whose product MHPIDWLIAIVPVVLIISIAVYSKKYVRGVVDYLAAGRVAGRYVICAGDLTAGLSVITLVGLVESKYQVGYALTFWEYLTVPVGIVMGLTGFCVYRFRETRSLSIGQFLEMRYNRPLRIVAATIRTLAEMVTNAIGPAVAANFFIYFLGLPHEVMVMGVALPTFTLVVTSSLALCMLIIWPGGRISLLISDAFQGLMSYPIFVIIAGYIYLHFGWHDTIGPVMIDRVDGESFINPFDIEKLRDFNIFALFVTIMGSILNRASWIGNDTSTSGRTPHEQKMAGILGTWRSLFAGLMMLLIAVMVIALMTHGKFADEAHEIRSELTEKVALESVPDVGTRADLEHSLAQVPVPRHEIGVDAPLSQDHNIDTPYIAAAHDSLSGTPEGNQQFQKFRTLYHQMMLPVALKNLLPTGLMGLFLLLMIMLLISTDDSRVFNASSTIVQDLIVPFLKEPLTPERHLLLFRLCSLGVCIFFFVVSIFFVQIDYIIMFTTMMTALWLGGAGPIMIFGLYSRFGTTTGAFGAIIFGSGFSLMGLFLQRNWAEVVYPWIEDNGWSHSVGHFLETVSSPFNPYVAWEMSAVKFPINSYEMYFMAMCSGIAAYILGSLITQKKPYNLDRLLHRGEYDVANEYKEPFKWSLHNAFKKLIGITPEYTRGDKIITWSVFGYAIVYKFGLCFLGVLIWNMFSPWSDEAWSQYFFITSLVVTGILGIVSTFWFLIGGVIDLRKLFRDLASRVDDPLDNGMVEGHVSLADKAAFDAREHKSEED is encoded by the coding sequence ATGCACCCTATTGATTGGCTGATTGCCATTGTTCCTGTAGTTCTTATTATTAGTATCGCGGTTTACTCGAAGAAGTATGTTCGAGGCGTGGTTGATTACTTGGCAGCGGGGCGTGTGGCGGGCCGTTATGTGATCTGTGCGGGCGATTTAACGGCTGGTCTGAGTGTGATCACTTTGGTGGGCTTGGTGGAGTCTAAGTATCAGGTGGGCTATGCGCTGACTTTCTGGGAGTATCTGACCGTGCCCGTTGGGATTGTGATGGGGCTAACTGGCTTTTGTGTGTATCGTTTCCGTGAGACGCGTTCGCTCTCGATTGGTCAGTTTTTGGAGATGCGTTATAATCGACCGTTACGGATTGTGGCGGCGACGATCCGCACTTTGGCCGAGATGGTGACGAATGCAATCGGGCCTGCGGTGGCGGCTAATTTCTTTATTTACTTCCTTGGTTTGCCGCATGAGGTGATGGTGATGGGGGTGGCGCTGCCGACTTTTACCTTGGTGGTCACATCATCGCTGGCTTTGTGTATGCTGATTATTTGGCCGGGCGGGCGTATTTCGTTGCTGATTTCGGATGCGTTCCAGGGCTTGATGAGTTATCCTATTTTCGTGATCATCGCGGGCTATATTTACCTGCACTTTGGCTGGCACGATACGATTGGACCGGTGATGATCGATCGTGTGGATGGAGAGAGTTTTATAAATCCTTTTGATATCGAGAAGCTGCGTGACTTTAATATTTTTGCGCTCTTCGTGACGATTATGGGGAGTATTTTAAATCGAGCGAGCTGGATTGGTAACGATACTTCGACCAGTGGTCGTACGCCGCATGAGCAAAAAATGGCGGGCATTTTGGGCACTTGGCGCTCTTTGTTTGCGGGTTTAATGATGCTTTTGATCGCGGTGATGGTGATCGCGTTGATGACGCACGGGAAGTTTGCGGATGAGGCGCATGAGATTCGCTCTGAATTGACCGAAAAGGTGGCGCTGGAGTCGGTGCCGGATGTGGGAACACGCGCGGATTTGGAGCATAGCTTAGCTCAAGTGCCGGTGCCGCGGCATGAGATCGGGGTGGATGCGCCACTTTCTCAGGATCATAATATCGACACTCCTTATATCGCGGCGGCTCACGATTCGCTGAGTGGCACGCCGGAGGGAAATCAACAGTTTCAGAAGTTCCGCACTTTGTATCATCAGATGATGCTGCCAGTGGCCTTGAAGAATCTGCTGCCGACTGGTCTGATGGGCTTGTTTCTTCTGTTGATGATCATGTTGTTGATCTCTACCGATGATTCGCGTGTGTTTAACGCTTCTTCGACGATCGTGCAGGATTTGATCGTTCCGTTTTTGAAGGAGCCGTTGACGCCCGAGCGGCACCTGCTACTCTTCCGGCTCTGTTCTTTGGGGGTCTGTATTTTCTTTTTCGTGGTCTCGATTTTCTTCGTGCAGATCGATTACATCATCATGTTCACCACCATGATGACGGCTTTATGGCTTGGCGGTGCAGGACCGATCATGATTTTCGGTTTGTATAGTCGTTTTGGCACCACGACGGGGGCCTTTGGAGCGATCATTTTCGGTTCCGGTTTTTCCTTGATGGGCTTATTCCTGCAGCGTAATTGGGCGGAAGTCGTCTACCCATGGATCGAGGATAATGGCTGGAGTCATTCGGTAGGTCATTTCCTGGAGACAGTTTCGAGCCCGTTTAATCCATATGTGGCTTGGGAAATGAGTGCTGTGAAGTTTCCGATCAATTCGTATGAAATGTATTTTATGGCGATGTGCAGTGGGATTGCGGCTTACATCCTGGGATCGTTGATCACGCAGAAAAAGCCCTATAATCTGGATCGTCTGTTGCACCGTGGAGAATATGATGTGGCGAATGAATATAAGGAGCCCTTTAAGTGGAGCTTACACAATGCGTTTAAGAAGTTGATCGGTATCACTCCGGAGTATACCCGGGGCGATAAGATTATTACTTGGTCGGTGTTTGGCTACGCCATCGTTTATAAGTTTGGACTCTGTTTCTTAGGTGTCTTGATTTGGAATATGTTTTCGCCTTGGTCGGATGAGGCCTGGAGCCAGTATTTCTTTATTACCAGTTTGGTGGTCACTGGCATATTGGGCATTGTCTCGACCTTCTGGTTTTTGATCGGGGGTGTGATTGACTTGCGTAAATTGTTTCGGGACCTAGCTAGTCGTGTGGATGACCCGCTCGACAACGGTATGGTTGAGGGGCATGTCTCACTGGCTGATAAGGCTGCGTTTGACGCGAGAGAACATAAATCTGAGGAGGATTAG
- a CDS encoding helix-turn-helix domain-containing protein: MKSKLEKEILDDLCVRRENIEKLFHPPPAKSTFHEWINKGLIVQARGLSGYYLLNKTRVRLGLPPVDVKLARVERLNPQAAKKKSAKKEEPNPVEIRGTPPTLMTVKEAAIYLTVSEQFLRDRIADHTIQFAKAENQIILRRKDLDQYLDHILQRNK, from the coding sequence ATGAAGTCTAAATTAGAAAAAGAGATACTAGATGACTTGTGCGTGAGACGTGAGAATATTGAAAAGCTGTTTCATCCTCCGCCAGCTAAGAGCACCTTCCATGAATGGATTAATAAGGGTCTCATTGTTCAGGCCAGAGGATTGAGTGGTTACTACTTGCTAAACAAAACGCGGGTCCGCCTGGGCTTGCCTCCCGTTGATGTGAAGCTCGCGCGCGTGGAACGACTGAATCCGCAGGCTGCGAAAAAGAAGTCGGCGAAGAAAGAGGAGCCCAATCCGGTTGAGATACGAGGAACCCCTCCAACACTCATGACGGTAAAAGAAGCGGCGATCTATCTGACAGTTTCAGAACAGTTTTTACGCGACAGAATTGCCGATCACACAATCCAATTCGCCAAGGCAGAGAATCAAATCATTCTCAGGCGTAAGGATCTGGATCAATATTTGGATCACATCCTGCAGCGTAACAAGTAG